From Allofrancisella guangzhouensis, a single genomic window includes:
- a CDS encoding tetratricopeptide repeat protein, translating into MFNKDDSTKVLKKIGSIPLTKKNITIFITIIMFIVVFIIGLNNYFSYKHQVLLEQYSTAIADIQNKNKEGYNQAYKILKRLADSGKATTKDYYYLGYMYQYGLATKKDYFQAYKYYQKAINDNNPEVYYQLAILYKDGQGVSKNNEKAINYFTKAYNLGSAKALDPLIKLLKFNQKLIPELEPKPLFEIYLAYKDGKLLETNNSQKDKFLLAAISKGYEPAVAIQADNFAKNGDSNQALTLWETLLYSSNPKISTLAKTKITQIQDAIQDRNRKEALVKRSLQKKQFNEDLLKQRATQEQIEHKRQIGLSVPKKQIKNLTGLMYLNLSNINQDFLVKFHEDIAGIYFDSNLLAKPANLNITYINKLLKLAKFKNNRSSVWFNLENQSDNRFEGLVYYFYNDKNKYSQDFLNIIIKHKPKSSSLTPNVSTYDLSDFIADTEISGQSNSNTNTEEAKNVQRKSIELSHEEKIQRMQIFAQKGDYKEFYNLEKIAEAGDVYAIYYLGEYYYEDKEYTEALKYFYKAADAGYGKAYYKLATLYYNEEQDGVSYDKEKAIKYYKKAAELGVRNAKNILMLIEPNSIPQ; encoded by the coding sequence ATGTTTAATAAAGATGACTCTACTAAGGTACTGAAGAAGATAGGTTCTATACCGTTAACAAAAAAAAATATAACCATTTTTATCACTATTATAATGTTTATTGTAGTTTTTATTATTGGTCTTAATAATTATTTTAGTTATAAGCATCAAGTTTTATTAGAACAATATTCTACAGCTATAGCTGATATACAAAATAAAAATAAAGAAGGATATAACCAAGCATATAAAATTCTTAAAAGGTTAGCTGATTCAGGTAAAGCAACAACTAAAGATTACTATTATTTAGGGTATATGTATCAATATGGTCTAGCAACAAAAAAAGATTATTTCCAAGCTTATAAATACTATCAAAAAGCTATTAATGACAATAATCCTGAAGTCTACTACCAGCTAGCTATTTTGTATAAAGATGGTCAAGGTGTTAGTAAAAATAATGAAAAAGCTATTAACTACTTTACAAAAGCATATAACTTAGGTAGCGCTAAAGCTTTAGATCCTTTAATTAAATTACTAAAATTTAATCAAAAACTTATTCCTGAACTAGAACCTAAACCTCTATTTGAAATATATTTAGCATATAAAGATGGTAAGCTTTTAGAAACTAATAATAGTCAAAAAGATAAATTTCTACTTGCAGCTATTTCTAAAGGTTATGAACCAGCTGTAGCTATTCAGGCTGACAATTTTGCTAAAAATGGTGATAGTAACCAAGCTTTAACGTTATGGGAAACTTTACTTTATAGCTCTAACCCTAAAATCTCCACTTTAGCAAAAACAAAAATAACACAGATTCAGGATGCAATTCAAGATCGTAATAGAAAAGAAGCTCTTGTAAAAAGATCTTTACAAAAAAAACAATTTAATGAAGACTTACTTAAACAAAGAGCTACTCAGGAACAAATAGAACACAAAAGACAAATTGGCTTATCTGTACCAAAAAAACAAATTAAAAATTTAACTGGTCTAATGTACTTAAATTTATCTAATATAAACCAAGATTTTTTAGTAAAATTCCATGAGGATATTGCTGGTATATACTTTGATAGTAACCTTCTAGCTAAACCAGCTAATTTAAACATAACTTACATCAATAAATTATTAAAGTTAGCAAAGTTCAAAAATAATAGATCTTCTGTATGGTTCAACCTTGAAAATCAAAGTGATAACAGATTTGAAGGTTTAGTTTACTATTTTTATAATGACAAAAATAAGTATTCCCAGGATTTTCTTAATATAATAATCAAGCATAAACCTAAATCCTCTTCGTTAACACCTAATGTTAGTACTTATGACTTAAGTGATTTTATAGCTGATACAGAAATCTCTGGTCAATCAAACTCTAACACAAACACTGAGGAAGCCAAAAATGTTCAACGAAAGTCGATAGAACTATCACATGAAGAAAAAATCCAAAGAATGCAAATATTTGCTCAAAAAGGTGATTATAAAGAATTTTACAATCTAGAAAAAATAGCTGAAGCTGGCGATGTGTATGCTATTTATTATCTTGGTGAATATTATTATGAAGATAAAGAATATACAGAGGCCTTAAAATATTTCTATAAAGCTGCAGATGCTGGATACGGTAAGGCATACTATAAGCTAGCAACCCTATACTATAATGAAGAGCAAGATGGAGTATCATACGATAAAGAAAAAGCTATCAAATATTATAAAAAAGCAGCTGAATTGGGTGTACGTAACGCAAAAAATATACTTATGCTAATTGAGCCTAACTCTATACCACAGTAA
- a CDS encoding thymidine kinase: protein MAKLYFRYSSMDAGKTLDLLKVAYNYEDKGKHPLILTSAIDKRAGLNKVKSRMGIDQDAYSLTDNDNIYDFVEEYHHKKTVDCILIDEIHFFTVKQVWQLSNIVDDLDIPVICYGLRTNYLGQPFETAALLLSIADTLEEVKTICHCGKKASFNMIVQDGKALKYGNPIVIDDDSLKKINTRYFSVCRKHWKEGVYG from the coding sequence ATGGCAAAGTTATATTTTAGATACTCATCTATGGATGCTGGTAAAACACTGGACTTACTTAAAGTTGCTTATAATTATGAAGATAAAGGCAAGCATCCTCTTATCTTAACATCTGCAATAGATAAAAGAGCAGGTCTTAATAAAGTTAAATCCCGCATGGGTATAGATCAAGATGCTTATTCTTTGACAGATAATGATAACATTTATGATTTTGTAGAAGAATATCATCACAAAAAAACTGTAGACTGCATACTGATAGATGAAATTCATTTTTTTACAGTTAAACAGGTGTGGCAGTTATCTAATATTGTAGATGATTTAGATATCCCTGTAATTTGTTATGGTTTACGTACTAATTATTTAGGACAGCCTTTTGAAACAGCAGCCTTACTTTTGTCTATAGCTGATACATTAGAGGAGGTTAAAACAATTTGTCATTGTGGTAAAAAAGCAAGTTTTAATATGATAGTTCAAGATGGAAAAGCCCTAAAATATGGTAACCCTATAGTTATTGATGATGATTCTTTAAAAAAGATTAATACGAGATATTTTTCTGTATGTAGGAAGCATTGGAAAGAAGGCGTTTATGGGTAG